The sequence AATGCAGAAAATTGTAAACGACAGCAATGGGGGAATGGTTTGTATTATCATTTGAGATAAAGCTCTTGACGTTTGCGGCAATAAAAGTAAAAAAACACACTTAAAGACGGGGGAAAAAAGTTTTCTCCCGTCTTTAAGTGTGTTATACTATAAAAACAGGAGGATGAAAAAGATGATTCGTTTTAATTGTGATTATAATGAGGGAGCACACCCTCGTGTTTTAGAGGCACTTGTAAAAACTAATATGGAGCAGACACCGGGATATGGTGAAGATCCATATTGCGAAAAGGCAGCAAAAGTAATCAAGGATTTGTGTAAAAAGGAAGATGCAGCAGTGCATTTTCTTGTGGGAGGCACACAGGCAAATCTGACGGTAATTTCATCAATTCTTCGCCCGTATCAGGCAGTGCTTTGTGTGGAAGAAGGTCATATCAATGTGCATGAGACAGGAGCTATTGAGGCATGTGGGCACAAGGTAATGACAGTTTCGGGGAAAGATGGAAAGATTGATGCAGAACAGATTAAAGAAGTATATACACAGCACTGGTCCGACAGTTCACATGAACATATGACACAGCCAAAGCTTGTGTATATTTCCAACCCGACAGAACTTGGAACGATGTACAGCAAGGCGGAACTGGAAGCAATACGAAATGCATGCAATGAATGTGGGCTGTATTTGTTTTTAGACGGTGCAAGACTTGGATATGGGCTGATGGCAGAAGGAAATGATCTGACATTGGAAGTATTGGCAGAGAATTGTGATGTGTTTTACATCGGCGGAACGAAGGTGGGAGCATTGTTCGGAGAAGCGGTTGTTATCTGCAATAAAGCGCTTCAGGAAGATTTTAGATATCTGATCAAGCAGAAGGGTGGTATGCTTGCAAAGGGAAGATTGCTGGGAATCCAGTTTTTAGAACTTTTAAAAGATGGCTTGTATTTTGAAATCGCAGGGCATGCAATCCGAATGGCAATGATCCTGAAAAAAGGACTTGAGGAAGCCGGATATTCATTTTTCATCGACAGTGAAACCAACCAGCAGTTCGTGATTGTGTCTGATGAAAAATTGGAACAGCTGAAAGAAAAATATGCATATACATATCAGCAGCGATACGATGCGACATCCAGCGTGATTCGTCTTTGCACAAGCTGGGCGACAAAAGAGGAAGATGTTTATCAATTACTAGAGGATATGAGGTAGGGAGACAAAAGATGCGTGAAAAGCTGACACATTTTGATGAAAAAGGAAATGCAGTGATGGTAGATGTCTCAGAAAAAGAGGTGACATCAAGAGTCGCGGTGGCGTCTGGAAAGATCCGTGTCAATGCAAAGGTGATGGAGGCGGTTAAAAAGGGTACTTCCAAAAAGGGAGATGTGCTTGGGGTGGCACGTGTGGCGGGAATCATGGCGGTCAAGCAGACGGCGAATCTGATTCCAATGTGTCATACACTTCTGATCAGCAAATGCGAGATTGCCTATGAGATTTCAGAAGATACTTTGGAAATTCTGGCAAGATGTACTGTGAAAGTAGAAGGGAAGACCGGAGTTGAGATGGAAGCGCTGACCGGAGTCAGTGTCACGTTGTTGACGATTTATGATATGTGCAAGGCAATTGATCGTACCATGGAATTGTCAGAGATACATTTGGAAGAAAAAAAAGGCGGAAAAAGCGGACATTTTAGGAGGGAAAATAATATGAGAGTTGCAATTATAACAGCAAGTACTTTAGGATACAAAGGGGAAAGAGAAGACAAAAGCGGACCATATATTAAAAAAGTCGTAGAAAATGCAGGATTTGAAGTAAAGGTGATGAAGGTGCTTCCGGATGACCGCAGGATTTTGGGAGAAGTGATGAAACGGCTGGCAGACAGTAATATTGTCGACTTAATCATCACGACAGGTGGAACTGGATTTTCAGAAAGCGACGTAACACCTGAGGCGACGTTGGATATTGTAGAGCGACAGGTGCCTGGAATACCGGAGGCAATGCGTGCCTACAGTATGCAGTTTACAAAACGGGCAATGCTGTCAAGGGCCGCGGCTGGAATCCGCAAACAGACATTGATCGTAAACTTTCCGGGAAGTCCGAAATCTCTGAAAGAATCACTGGAATATATTTTGCCTGAACTAATACACGGCGTAGAGATTTTACAGGGAATTGCGAAAGAGTGTGCAGCTCCAAAGGAAGCGTAAAAGATGAAAAAGATTGAGACAAAAGATGCGGTAGGTCATGTGATTTGTCATGATATT comes from Coprococcus phoceensis and encodes:
- a CDS encoding threonine aldolase family protein, which encodes MKKMIRFNCDYNEGAHPRVLEALVKTNMEQTPGYGEDPYCEKAAKVIKDLCKKEDAAVHFLVGGTQANLTVISSILRPYQAVLCVEEGHINVHETGAIEACGHKVMTVSGKDGKIDAEQIKEVYTQHWSDSSHEHMTQPKLVYISNPTELGTMYSKAELEAIRNACNECGLYLFLDGARLGYGLMAEGNDLTLEVLAENCDVFYIGGTKVGALFGEAVVICNKALQEDFRYLIKQKGGMLAKGRLLGIQFLELLKDGLYFEIAGHAIRMAMILKKGLEEAGYSFFIDSETNQQFVIVSDEKLEQLKEKYAYTYQQRYDATSSVIRLCTSWATKEEDVYQLLEDMR
- the moaCB gene encoding bifunctional molybdenum cofactor biosynthesis protein MoaC/MoaB, whose protein sequence is MREKLTHFDEKGNAVMVDVSEKEVTSRVAVASGKIRVNAKVMEAVKKGTSKKGDVLGVARVAGIMAVKQTANLIPMCHTLLISKCEIAYEISEDTLEILARCTVKVEGKTGVEMEALTGVSVTLLTIYDMCKAIDRTMELSEIHLEEKKGGKSGHFRRENNMRVAIITASTLGYKGEREDKSGPYIKKVVENAGFEVKVMKVLPDDRRILGEVMKRLADSNIVDLIITTGGTGFSESDVTPEATLDIVERQVPGIPEAMRAYSMQFTKRAMLSRAAAGIRKQTLIVNFPGSPKSLKESLEYILPELIHGVEILQGIAKECAAPKEA